A region of Helicoverpa zea isolate HzStark_Cry1AcR chromosome 16, ilHelZeax1.1, whole genome shotgun sequence DNA encodes the following proteins:
- the LOC124637481 gene encoding putative inorganic phosphate cotransporter, giving the protein MQIQSIVFSSFFWGYIILQIPSGELASRYGGTILVTISIAVNSVVSLLIPFGAHYGGWKALCVLRGIQGLSQGCLYPTMHHLIGKWVPLEEKARLGTFIYGGTLLGTGIQLVASGYIAAYWGWPAIFYINGSLAAIWVMFYFFLGADSPQKSKHITREERLYIQTSLGHLNGQKILKTPWKKLALSRPFISLIVMHSGHNWGFWTLMTEIPSYMNLILEVDIKANGTLSALPYFVMYILSIPCGIISDYGLKKNWFSINTCRKVSNSIGEFGPALALIALCHSPPGNVTQAVGLLTVVVGLNAGHLSGFMYDIKQWALVFYVTSCIYIVSNIIFIIFGTSARQPWNEPEETETNPDKIEEQ; this is encoded by the exons ATGCAAATCCAAAGCATTGTCTTTTCCTCCTTCTTCTGGGGCTACATTATACTGCAGATCCCTAGTGGGGAACTGGCTTCCAGATACGGTGGTACGATCCTCGTTACCATATCCATCGCCGTCAATTCAGTTGTGTCACTTCTGATACCTTTTGGAGCACATTAT GGAGGTTGGAAAGCACTCTGCGTACTTCGCGGTATCCAAGGTCTTTCTCAGGGATGCCTTTACCCAACCATGCATCACCTTATAGGTAAATGGGTTCCACTTGAAGAGAAAGCACGCCTTGGTACTTTTATATATGGAG GAACCTTGCTTGGAACAGGCATCCAATTAGTAGCATCTGGCTATATAGCAGCCTACTGGGGATGGCCagctattttctacataaacGGAAGCCTCGCCGCCATCTGGGTCATGTTCTACTTTTTCCTTGGAGCCGACTCTCCACAGAAATCGAAACACATTACCAGAGAAGAGAGATTGTATATACAGACTTCTTTGGGACATTTGAATGGTCAGAAG attctgaAAACTCCATGGAAAAAACTGGCTCTTAGTCGGCCATTTATCTCTTTGATTGTAATGCACAGTGGGCACAACTGGGGTTTCTGGACCCTCATGACTGAAATACCATCGTACATGAATCTAATTCTTGAAGTGGATATTAAAGCA AATGGCACCCTCTCAGCTCTTCCTTATTTCGTTATGTATATCCTAAGTATTCCGTGTGGTATTATCTCAGATTATGGCTTAAAGAAAAACTGGTTCAGCATTAATACTTGCAGGAAGGTTTCCAATTCTATTG GTGAATTTGGCCCTGCACTAGCTCTGATAGCTCTTTGTCACTCACCACCTGGTAATGTCACTCAGGCGGTTGGCTTATTGACGGTGGTTGTTGGACTAAATGCTGGTCATCTGTCTGGATTCATG TATGACATCAAACAGTGGGCCCTAGTATTCTACGTAACTTCATGTATCTACATCGTCAGTAATATCATCTTCATTATATTTGGAACGAGTGCCAGACAACCTTGGAATGAACCTGAAG AAACAGAAACCAATCCGGATAAAATCGAAGAACAATGA